In one Diabrotica virgifera virgifera chromosome 5, PGI_DIABVI_V3a genomic region, the following are encoded:
- the LOC126885510 gene encoding histone deacetylase HDAC1-like: MKPHRIRMTHNLLLNYGLYRKMEIYRPHKATAEEMTQFHSDDYIRFLRSIRPDNTSEHNEQMKKFNIGRFNVGEDCPAFDGLYEFCQISAGGSVAAAIKLNIQASEICINWGGGLHHAKKSQASGFCYVNDIVLGILELLKYHQRVLYIDIDIHHGDGVEEAFYTTDRVMTVSFHKYGEYFPGTGDLKDIGEGKGKHYAVNIPLGDGMDDEAYESIFVPIISKVMETFQPSAVVLQCGADSLTGDRLGSFNLTVKGHGKCVEFVKKYNIPLMMVGGGGYTIRNVSRAWSYETSVALGVEIANEIPYNDYFEYFGPDFKLHISPSNMANQNTPEYLEKIKTRLLENLRTLPHAPGVQVQTIPEDAITEESDDEDEVDKDERLPQKDLDKRIVPDNEFSDSEDEGEGDRRDNRSYKLRKRPRLDKGGENKEEDKIKDEINAGKGEEGIMKSSPDDTKQLLGPTP; this comes from the exons ATGAAACCACATCGCATACGTATGACTCACAATTTGCTTCTTAATTATGGACTCTATAGGAAAATGGAAATTTAT AGACCCCATAAAGCTACAGCAGAAGAGATGACCCAATTTCATTCAGATGATTATATTAGATTTTTGAGATCAATTCGTCCAGACAATACGTCAGAACACAacgaacaaatgaagaaattTAATATTGGGAGATTCAATGTTGGAGAAGACTGTCCTGCATTTGATGGCTTGTATGAATTTTGTCAAATATCGGCTGGGGGATCAGTGGCAGctgcaataaaactaaatataCAAGCGTCAGAAATATGCATTAATTGGGGAGGCGGGCTTCACCACGCCAAAAAATCACAAGCTTCAGGGTTCTGTTATGTCAATGATATTGTACTAGGTATATTAGAACTTTTAAAGTATCATCAACGTGTATTGTATATTGATATTGATATCCATCATGGAGATGGTGTTGAAGAAGCTTTTTATACTACTGATAGAGTCATGACTGTTTCTTTCCACAAATATGGAGAATATTTCCCAGGTACAGGTGATTTAAAAGACATTGGTGAAGGAAAAGGTAAACACTATGCAGTGAATATCCCTCTGGGAGATGGAATGGACGATGAAGCATATGAAAGTATATTTGTACCAATTATAAGTAAAGTTATGGAAACTTTTCAACCTAGTGCAGTAGTTTTACAATGTGGGGCAGACTCTTTGACAGGAGATCGTCTAGGTTCTTTTAATCTGACAGTGAAAGGCCATGGCAAATGTGTtgaatttgtaaaaaaatataacattcCATTAATGATGGTAGGAGGGGGTGGTTACACCATCAGAAATGTTTCTAGAGCTTGGAGTTATGAAACATCAGTGGCTCTGGGTGTGGAAATTGCAAACGAAATACCATATAATGACTATTTCGAATACTTCGGACCGGACTTTAAACTTCATATAAGTCCAAGCAATATGGCCAATCAAAACACTCCCGAATATTTAGAGAAAATTAAAACAAGacttcttgaaaatttgagaacatTACCTCATGCTCCTGGAGTACAAGTGCAGACCATTCCAGAAGATGCAATCACCGAAGAATCTGATGATGAGGATGAAGTTGATAAAGATGAACGATTGCCACAGAAAGACTTGGATAAAAGAATTGTTCCTGACAACGAGTTTTCTGACAGTGAAGATGAGGGAGAAGGAGATAGACGAGACAATAGAAGTTACAAACTTAGAAAACGTCCACGGTTAGACAAAGGAGGCGAAAACAAAGAAGAGGATAAGATTAAAGATGAAATAAACGCAGGAAAAG GTGAAGAAGGAATTATGAAGTCCAGTCCCGATGATACAAAACAGCTGTTGGGACCAACTCCATGA